One window from the genome of Pseudomonadota bacterium encodes:
- a CDS encoding glycogen/starch synthase produces the protein MSASSKNPRVLIVTPEVTYLPNGMGNMSNYLTAKAGGLADVSAALISALFEQGADVHVALPDYRNMFNTQIPERLRREWQAIQAQVPDERLHLAEDRVFYYRSQVYSNYGWKNMLISMAFQREVINNIIPRVQPDLIHCNDWMTGLIPAMSRHHGIPCLFTIHNIHTVRTTMAHIEDRGIDTAEFWHNLYFERPAYNYEETRESNQVDFLTSGIFAAHFVNTVSPTFLQEIVEGQHDFVEPQIQQELANKGHASCGVGILNAPDPSYNPSTDQDLSCRYDHTNFSSGKQDNKRILQENLGLILDDRAPLFFWPSRLDTIQKGCQLLADILYRVVSRYWQQHLQIIFVANGEFQQHFKNIVNFHQLHDRVAICDFNEALARQAYGASDFILMPSRYEPCGLPQMIGPLYGSLPIAHDTGGIHDTVVHLQPEKNIGNGFLFEYHDSTGLLWAMEQAMNFYNLPETVKNKQIKRIMKASTATFNHEVTARRYMDLYEKMLQRPLLNR, from the coding sequence ATGTCTGCCAGCAGTAAAAATCCCCGGGTTCTGATCGTCACCCCGGAAGTCACTTACCTGCCCAATGGTATGGGCAACATGAGCAACTATCTGACTGCCAAGGCCGGAGGACTGGCGGATGTTTCCGCCGCTCTGATCAGCGCCCTTTTTGAACAGGGAGCAGATGTGCATGTGGCCCTGCCCGACTACCGAAACATGTTCAACACCCAGATCCCTGAACGACTGCGCCGGGAATGGCAGGCAATCCAGGCACAGGTACCGGATGAACGTCTCCATCTGGCCGAAGACCGGGTTTTCTACTATCGCAGCCAGGTCTACTCCAATTACGGCTGGAAAAATATGCTGATCAGCATGGCCTTCCAGCGGGAAGTTATCAATAACATCATCCCCCGGGTTCAGCCTGATCTTATTCACTGCAATGACTGGATGACCGGCCTCATTCCGGCCATGTCACGGCATCATGGCATTCCCTGTCTCTTTACCATTCACAACATCCATACGGTAAGAACCACCATGGCCCATATTGAAGACCGTGGCATTGACACCGCTGAGTTCTGGCATAATCTTTATTTTGAACGACCGGCCTACAACTATGAGGAAACCCGTGAAAGCAATCAGGTCGATTTTCTCACCAGCGGTATTTTTGCCGCTCACTTCGTTAATACCGTGAGCCCCACCTTTCTCCAGGAAATTGTTGAAGGACAACACGATTTCGTTGAGCCCCAGATTCAACAGGAATTGGCAAATAAAGGGCACGCCAGTTGTGGAGTCGGGATCCTGAACGCTCCGGACCCATCGTACAACCCCAGTACAGACCAGGATTTATCCTGCCGTTATGATCACACAAATTTTAGCAGTGGGAAACAGGACAATAAGCGAATACTTCAGGAAAATCTGGGGCTGATTTTAGATGATCGGGCCCCTCTGTTTTTCTGGCCTTCGCGGCTGGATACAATTCAAAAAGGCTGTCAATTACTGGCTGATATTCTTTACCGCGTTGTCTCCAGATACTGGCAGCAACATCTGCAGATCATCTTCGTCGCCAATGGTGAATTTCAACAGCACTTCAAAAACATTGTCAATTTTCATCAGCTTCATGACCGGGTAGCCATCTGCGATTTTAATGAAGCCCTGGCCCGCCAGGCTTATGGAGCATCGGATTTTATCCTGATGCCTTCACGCTATGAACCTTGTGGTCTGCCACAGATGATCGGTCCCCTTTACGGTTCCCTGCCGATAGCCCACGATACCGGCGGCATTCATGATACGGTCGTTCATCTTCAGCCTGAAAAAAACATCGGCAACGGCTTTCTTTTTGAATATCATGATTCAACCGGGCTGTTATGGGCCATGGAACAGGCAATGAATTTCTACAACCTGCCGGAAACAGTCAAGAATAAACAGATCAAAAGAATTATGAAAGCCAGTACCGCCACTTTTAATCACGAGGTAACTGCCCGCAGATATATGGACCTTTATGAAAAAATGCTCCAGCGACCGCTGCTGAACCGATAA